The following coding sequences are from one Kushneria phosphatilytica window:
- the rnhB gene encoding ribonuclease HII: protein MTGTRRRRVDDDPPVVIAYKGWKVAGVDEVGRGPLVGSVVAAAVMLDPQRPITGLADSKKLSAARRNELDRLIREQALAVSLGEASSTEIDTLNIHHATHLAMRRAIDGLSVSPEYLLVDGHRLPGHHVPGEAVVRGDARVESIAAASIVAKVARDAQMVALDARYPEYGFAAHKGYPTRAHLEALERLGPLAEHRCSFAPVRRLQHRVLTSTANTTIGSAATDGP, encoded by the coding sequence ATGACAGGCACCCGCCGCAGGCGAGTGGATGATGATCCCCCCGTGGTCATCGCTTACAAGGGCTGGAAAGTTGCCGGCGTGGATGAGGTCGGACGCGGCCCGCTGGTAGGGTCGGTGGTCGCTGCAGCTGTCATGCTGGATCCGCAACGGCCGATTACCGGTTTGGCGGACTCCAAGAAACTGAGTGCTGCGCGTCGTAACGAGCTGGATCGACTGATCCGCGAGCAGGCGCTGGCAGTGTCGCTGGGCGAAGCGTCGAGCACCGAGATTGATACGCTCAACATCCATCATGCGACTCATCTGGCGATGCGTCGTGCGATCGATGGCTTGTCGGTCTCGCCCGAATACCTGTTGGTGGACGGTCATCGCCTACCGGGGCATCATGTTCCGGGAGAGGCTGTGGTCCGCGGGGATGCCCGGGTCGAATCGATCGCTGCGGCCTCGATTGTCGCCAAGGTGGCCCGCGATGCCCAGATGGTAGCCCTCGATGCTCGTTATCCGGAGTATGGTTTCGCAGCCCACAAGGGCTATCCGACCCGGGCACATCTCGAGGCACTCGAGCGGCTGGGGCCACTGGCCGAACATCGCTGCTCCTTTGCACCGGTACGGCGTCTTCAGCATCGCGTCCTGACGTCGACCGCGAACACGACCATTGGCTCGGCTGCCACGGATGGACCCTGA
- the lpxA gene encoding acyl-ACP--UDP-N-acetylglucosamine O-acyltransferase, which yields MIHPTAIIDPGARLADDVEVGPFSVIGADVEIGSGCVIGSHVVIKGPTTLGCNNRVFQFASLGEECQDKKYHGEPTRLVVGDNNVFREGVTVHRGTIQDRGETTIGDHGWFMAYAHVAHDCVIGDHVIMANQATLGGHVTLGDHVILGGLAAVHQFCHVGAHSMCGGGSIVTKDIAAFVMVTGNPARTHGLNAEGLKRRGFESESISELRRAYREVFRSRRTLAEVLEEFDQQSLSPTMQQFVDSLKAAKRGLTR from the coding sequence TTGATTCATCCAACCGCCATCATCGATCCCGGCGCACGACTGGCTGACGATGTCGAGGTGGGGCCGTTTTCCGTGATCGGTGCCGATGTCGAGATCGGGAGTGGTTGTGTTATCGGTTCTCATGTCGTCATCAAGGGGCCGACGACGCTGGGCTGCAACAATCGAGTGTTCCAGTTTGCCTCGCTGGGCGAAGAGTGTCAGGACAAGAAGTACCACGGTGAACCGACCCGCCTGGTCGTCGGAGATAATAATGTCTTCCGTGAAGGTGTGACCGTGCACCGGGGCACCATTCAGGATCGGGGTGAGACCACCATTGGAGATCATGGCTGGTTCATGGCATATGCGCATGTGGCGCATGATTGCGTCATCGGCGATCATGTCATCATGGCCAATCAGGCGACTCTGGGAGGCCATGTCACTCTGGGTGATCATGTCATTCTTGGTGGTCTGGCTGCCGTGCATCAGTTCTGCCATGTCGGCGCCCACTCCATGTGTGGTGGCGGTTCGATTGTTACCAAGGACATCGCCGCCTTCGTCATGGTGACCGGCAATCCGGCGCGGACTCACGGGCTCAACGCTGAAGGTCTCAAGCGTCGTGGCTTTGAAAGCGAGAGTATCAGCGAGCTGCGTCGCGCCTACCGTGAGGTTTTTCGCAGTCGCCGTACCCTTGCCGAGGTGCTTGAAGAGTTCGACCAGCAGTCATTGTCGCCGACGATGCAGCAGTTCGTTGATTCGTTGAAGGCTGCCAAACGGGGCCTGACACGCTAG
- the lpxB gene encoding lipid-A-disaccharide synthase → MSLRVFMVAGELSGDLLGATLMQELRRRHGTIEFRGIGGPRMIAQGLESLYPLETLSIMGLVEVLRHLPGLIDVRRQLRREALSWRADVMIGIDAPDFNLGLERQLRQQGVTTVHYVSPSVWAWRQGRIKTIRKAVDRMLTLLPFEADFYREHEVPVTFVGHPLAEEMPLADDRAAARHHLGLDPASDSPLLAVLPGSRGSEIRYLGETFLAAVAQLRRQLPELEVIMPAATPARRTELEALGVAEHGIRLIDGQAWMAMTASDAVLLTSGTSALEAMLCHRPMVVAYRMAPMTHRIARYMVKTPWISLPNLIARETLVPELIQQQATPEAISEALLGWLADPDSSQALRQRFVAMHRTLQRNASARAAEAVLTMVRPENGTSLSNRHQEDTT, encoded by the coding sequence ATGAGCCTGCGGGTATTCATGGTAGCCGGCGAGCTCTCCGGTGATCTGCTGGGCGCTACGCTGATGCAGGAACTCCGCCGTCGTCACGGAACCATCGAATTTCGTGGTATCGGCGGACCGCGCATGATCGCGCAGGGGCTGGAGAGTCTCTATCCGCTGGAAACCCTGTCCATCATGGGGCTGGTGGAGGTGTTGCGGCACTTGCCGGGACTCATTGATGTTCGCCGACAGCTCCGTCGTGAGGCGCTGTCCTGGCGAGCAGATGTAATGATCGGTATTGATGCGCCGGATTTCAATCTGGGTCTGGAGCGTCAGTTGCGTCAGCAGGGCGTGACCACCGTACATTACGTCAGCCCCTCGGTCTGGGCATGGCGTCAGGGCAGGATCAAAACGATTCGGAAAGCGGTCGATCGCATGTTGACCCTGCTTCCCTTCGAGGCGGATTTCTACCGTGAGCACGAGGTGCCGGTCACCTTTGTCGGTCATCCGCTGGCTGAGGAGATGCCGTTGGCCGATGACCGGGCGGCAGCTCGTCACCACCTGGGACTCGATCCTGCGTCCGATTCGCCGCTGCTGGCCGTACTGCCGGGGTCGCGTGGCAGTGAAATCCGTTATCTCGGTGAAACCTTCCTGGCCGCTGTGGCGCAACTGCGTCGGCAGCTGCCCGAGCTTGAGGTGATCATGCCGGCCGCTACGCCGGCACGCCGCACGGAGCTTGAAGCGCTGGGCGTGGCTGAGCACGGTATCCGGCTGATCGATGGTCAGGCCTGGATGGCGATGACAGCCAGTGATGCCGTCCTGCTGACTTCCGGAACATCGGCACTGGAGGCGATGCTCTGCCATCGGCCGATGGTCGTGGCCTATCGCATGGCGCCCATGACACATCGCATCGCTCGCTACATGGTCAAAACCCCCTGGATTTCACTGCCCAACCTGATTGCGCGCGAAACGCTGGTACCGGAGCTGATTCAGCAGCAGGCCACGCCCGAGGCGATCAGTGAAGCGCTGTTGGGCTGGCTGGCTGATCCCGATAGCAGTCAGGCGTTACGCCAGCGTTTTGTTGCCATGCACCGGACCTTGCAGCGCAATGCCAGTGCCCGGGCAGCAGAGGCGGTTCTGACCATGGTGCGCCCCGAAAATGGCACCTCCTTGTCCAACAGGCATCAGGAAGATACGACATGA
- the fabZ gene encoding 3-hydroxyacyl-ACP dehydratase FabZ: MVMDINEIQEYLPHRYPFLLVDRVAEIELGECITAWKNVSYNEHFFNGHFPGHPIMPGVLIIEALAQAAGILGFKTVDKRPADGYIYYYVGSDNVRFKRPVFPGDRLTLEARMLKARRGIWKFACRAHVEGEVVCEADIICAERKVA, translated from the coding sequence ATGGTCATGGACATCAACGAGATCCAGGAATATCTCCCCCACCGTTATCCGTTTCTGCTGGTCGACAGGGTGGCCGAGATTGAGCTGGGTGAATGCATTACGGCCTGGAAGAATGTCAGTTACAACGAGCATTTCTTCAACGGCCACTTTCCCGGGCATCCCATCATGCCGGGCGTTCTGATCATCGAGGCACTGGCTCAGGCGGCCGGTATCCTGGGTTTCAAGACCGTCGACAAGCGACCGGCCGACGGTTACATCTATTATTATGTCGGGAGCGACAATGTACGCTTCAAACGGCCGGTTTTTCCGGGTGATCGCCTGACGCTTGAAGCGCGAATGCTCAAGGCACGGCGTGGGATCTGGAAATTCGCATGCCGGGCGCACGTCGAAGGTGAGGTCGTCTGTGAGGCCGATATCATCTGTGCCGAGAGGAAGGTCGCTTGA